A stretch of Meiothermus sp. QL-1 DNA encodes these proteins:
- a CDS encoding TlpA disulfide reductase family protein, with protein MRGWLWWVPLALLLGWLLLQPRGSPGVETLPSFTLEARDGRRVNLTDYLGKPLVLNAWATWCGPCRREMPLLLRAAQSHPDHTFVFLNVSDGPVAVEAFEAELGLKIPNLLFDPQARLSEPLRLQGLPVTLFYDAQGRLLNRHLGEISEAELMRWLRP; from the coding sequence ATGAGGGGTTGGCTTTGGTGGGTACCGCTGGCGCTGCTCCTGGGCTGGTTGCTGCTCCAACCCCGGGGCTCCCCAGGGGTGGAGACCCTTCCCTCCTTTACCCTCGAGGCCCGGGACGGCCGCCGGGTTAACCTGACCGATTACCTGGGCAAGCCGCTGGTGCTCAACGCCTGGGCCACCTGGTGCGGCCCCTGCCGGCGGGAGATGCCCCTTTTGCTGCGGGCGGCCCAGAGCCACCCCGACCACACCTTTGTTTTCCTCAACGTCAGCGATGGTCCGGTGGCGGTGGAGGCCTTCGAGGCGGAGCTGGGCTTGAAGATTCCCAACCTGCTTTTCGACCCCCAGGCCCGCCTGAGCGAGCCGTTGCGGCTCCAGGGGTTGCCGGTGACACTTTTTTACGATGCCCAGGGCCGTCTCCTGAACCGACACCTGGGCGAGATTAGCGAGGCCGAGCTGATGCGGTGGCTACGGCCCTAG
- a CDS encoding Mrp/NBP35 family ATP-binding protein: MSQLSEASVLEALKTVKDPELNQDLISLGMVERVEVREEKVSVKINLTTPACPLKEKIEGDVRSALEQLGARQVEVQFGAQVRAPHNLPLPGIKHIVAIASGKGGVGKSTVAANLAVALAQEGAQVGLLDADIYGPSQAQMLGLQNERIRVDEQKRMLPLDRYGIRLVSMANIAPPGQAMVWRGPILHGALRQFLQEVAWGELDYLLIDLPPGTGDVQLSLSQLTRLSGGVIVTTPQPVACIDAERALDMFRRVQVEVLGIVENMAYFEQNGQRTYIFGQGGGRRMAEQHKTAFLGEIPLALSVREGGDNGVPVVVSHPTAPEAEAFRQVARNLAGRLSVQAQLLLPMA; encoded by the coding sequence ATGAGCCAGCTATCTGAAGCCTCGGTGCTCGAGGCGTTGAAAACTGTAAAAGACCCCGAGCTCAACCAAGACCTGATCTCCTTGGGCATGGTGGAACGGGTGGAGGTGAGGGAGGAAAAGGTATCGGTCAAGATAAACCTAACCACCCCCGCCTGCCCCCTGAAGGAGAAGATTGAGGGGGACGTGCGCAGTGCTCTGGAGCAGCTCGGGGCCAGGCAGGTGGAGGTGCAATTCGGCGCCCAGGTGCGCGCACCGCACAACCTGCCCCTCCCCGGCATCAAGCACATTGTGGCCATCGCCTCGGGCAAGGGGGGCGTAGGCAAGAGCACCGTAGCGGCCAATCTGGCTGTGGCGCTAGCCCAGGAGGGGGCCCAGGTAGGCCTGCTGGACGCGGACATCTACGGGCCCAGCCAGGCCCAGATGCTGGGGCTGCAAAACGAGCGCATCCGGGTAGACGAGCAAAAGCGCATGCTGCCCCTCGACCGCTACGGCATCAGGCTGGTTAGCATGGCCAACATCGCCCCCCCAGGCCAGGCCATGGTCTGGCGAGGGCCCATCCTGCACGGGGCGCTGCGGCAGTTCCTGCAGGAGGTGGCCTGGGGCGAGCTCGACTACCTGCTCATCGACCTCCCCCCAGGCACCGGCGATGTGCAGCTATCCCTGTCCCAGCTTACCCGGCTCTCCGGCGGGGTTATCGTCACCACCCCGCAGCCCGTAGCCTGCATCGACGCCGAGCGGGCGCTGGACATGTTCAGGCGGGTCCAGGTGGAGGTGCTGGGCATCGTTGAGAACATGGCCTACTTCGAGCAGAACGGCCAGCGCACCTACATCTTCGGCCAGGGCGGGGGCCGCCGGATGGCCGAGCAGCACAAGACCGCCTTTTTGGGCGAGATCCCGCTAGCCCTTTCGGTGCGGGAGGGAGGGGATAACGGGGTGCCCGTGGTGGTGAGCCACCCCACCGCTCCCGAGGCCGAGGCCTTCCGCCAGGTAGCGCGCAACCTGGCCGGGCGTCTTTCCGTGCAAGCCCAGCTTCTACTGCCGATGGCATAG
- a CDS encoding Fur family transcriptional regulator: MERSTRQRQAIREVLSELNRPLSPAEVLEAARRKVPGLGIATVYRTLKGLLAEGSAVMVELPGEPPRYELAGKKHHHHFRCTRCGKVFELEGCPGDLSDMVPAGFRAERHEIVLYGACTECH; the protein is encoded by the coding sequence ATGGAACGCTCCACCCGGCAACGGCAGGCCATCCGGGAGGTGCTCTCCGAACTAAACCGTCCCCTCTCTCCCGCCGAGGTCCTGGAGGCGGCCCGCCGCAAGGTGCCGGGCCTGGGCATTGCCACCGTCTACCGCACCCTCAAGGGCCTCCTGGCCGAGGGCAGCGCGGTCATGGTCGAGCTGCCCGGAGAACCGCCCCGCTACGAGCTGGCGGGTAAGAAACACCACCACCATTTTCGCTGCACCCGCTGCGGCAAGGTCTTCGAGCTGGAAGGCTGCCCGGGCGACCTCTCCGACATGGTTCCCGCTGGATTCCGCGCTGAGCGACACGAGATTGTGCTCTACGGCGCCTGCACCGAGTGCCACTAG
- a CDS encoding nitrilase-related carbon-nitrogen hydrolase: protein MRVHLVAVQAELKPEVYTQPEAFRAYVLELTQKATQGLPEGEPRLVAFPELFALPLLFWLETSPAVQQAPTSLQAALRLLKEQGPRALRFAALGPAAFYHLRARQVWPLYQQVFAEAARRSRAYLVAGSLFSPLLDSEPGRGLHPQHRQVHNLLLFFSPEGSILGRIPKVHLTAAERRAFLNRGPGGRQVVQTRLGRVAVLICLDAFHDDLVEQADAAGAWLLVQPSANPARWTGPWSHDPRQVEGEVWLREGLAKKLLQRENLRYGLNPMLNGRFYELYFEGQSGVYQAGGALALAEQAMGTEFVRAAVEAPPPG from the coding sequence ATGCGCGTCCACCTGGTAGCCGTGCAGGCCGAGCTAAAACCCGAGGTCTACACCCAGCCCGAAGCTTTCCGGGCTTATGTGCTCGAGCTCACCCAAAAGGCTACCCAGGGCCTCCCCGAAGGCGAGCCCCGGCTGGTGGCCTTCCCTGAGCTTTTTGCCCTGCCGCTTCTTTTTTGGCTGGAGACCTCCCCAGCGGTCCAGCAAGCCCCCACCAGCCTGCAGGCCGCGTTGCGTCTTCTGAAAGAGCAAGGGCCGCGGGCCCTCAGGTTCGCTGCACTGGGGCCAGCGGCCTTCTACCACCTCCGCGCGCGCCAGGTGTGGCCCCTGTACCAGCAGGTCTTCGCCGAGGCCGCGCGAAGGAGCCGGGCCTACCTGGTGGCGGGCAGCCTCTTCAGCCCGCTGCTGGACTCAGAGCCTGGGCGGGGGCTTCACCCCCAACACCGCCAGGTCCACAACCTGCTGCTCTTCTTCTCGCCAGAAGGAAGCATCCTGGGGCGCATTCCCAAGGTACACCTGACCGCAGCCGAGCGAAGGGCCTTCCTAAATCGGGGCCCGGGCGGGCGGCAGGTAGTCCAGACCCGGCTGGGCCGGGTAGCCGTCCTCATCTGCCTGGACGCCTTCCACGACGACCTGGTCGAGCAGGCCGACGCAGCGGGGGCCTGGCTTCTGGTGCAGCCCTCAGCCAACCCGGCCCGGTGGACAGGCCCCTGGAGCCACGACCCCCGCCAGGTGGAGGGGGAGGTCTGGCTGCGGGAGGGGCTGGCGAAGAAGCTCCTGCAGCGCGAGAACCTGCGCTACGGCCTCAACCCCATGCTGAACGGCCGCTTCTACGAGCTCTACTTCGAGGGGCAAAGCGGCGTCTACCAAGCGGGCGGGGCGCTGGCCCTGGCCGAGCAAGCGATGGGCACCGAGTTCGTGCGGGCCGCGGTGGAAGCCCCTCCCCCCGGCTAG
- a CDS encoding metalloregulator ArsR/SmtB family transcription factor: MALGLGETKLRILETLRVRSSCAGSLAESLGISKVAVHRHLEDLEREGLVRSRLEKPEGRGRPKQVYEAVDEQAPYARMCAEVLAHLKELFGAGMVLEVLVQRNEKLLKELAPHLDGLSLEQKIYRLAEFLTQRGYQAQFHFENGAWYLVQARCPKLALSLEHPELCQAELEMYQKLLQVPLVREERIAAGGRCCRYRIEPGGS; the protein is encoded by the coding sequence ATGGCGCTAGGGTTGGGGGAAACCAAACTGCGCATTCTGGAGACCTTACGGGTGCGCTCGAGCTGCGCAGGCTCACTGGCCGAATCGCTCGGCATCTCCAAGGTAGCGGTCCACCGACACCTGGAGGACCTGGAGCGGGAGGGACTGGTTCGCTCCAGGCTGGAAAAGCCCGAGGGCCGAGGACGCCCCAAACAGGTCTACGAGGCGGTGGACGAGCAGGCCCCCTACGCCCGCATGTGCGCTGAGGTGCTCGCCCACCTCAAGGAGCTTTTCGGCGCCGGAATGGTGCTGGAGGTGCTGGTCCAGCGCAACGAAAAGCTTCTGAAGGAGCTGGCCCCTCATCTGGATGGCCTGAGCCTGGAGCAGAAAATCTACCGCCTGGCCGAATTCCTCACCCAGCGTGGTTACCAGGCCCAGTTCCACTTCGAAAATGGAGCCTGGTACCTGGTGCAGGCCCGCTGCCCCAAGCTGGCCCTCTCCCTCGAGCACCCCGAGCTTTGCCAGGCCGAGCTGGAAATGTACCAGAAGCTCCTGCAGGTGCCCCTGGTGCGGGAGGAGCGCATCGCTGCGGGAGGCCGGTGCTGCCGCTACCGTATCGAGCCTGGTGGTTCCTGA